One genomic region from Halobacteriovorax vibrionivorans encodes:
- a CDS encoding YggT family protein, which yields MIRTLIDIYIFILIIDVIISYIPQYKSHPVAIRIKQISDYTCGPVRRMLPEMDIPFDISPMIVILVLKIFVAIF from the coding sequence TTGATTCGCACACTAATCGATATTTACATTTTTATTCTTATCATCGATGTCATCATTTCTTATATTCCACAATATAAATCTCATCCTGTTGCCATTAGAATTAAACAGATCTCAGATTATACTTGTGGCCCTGTGAGAAGAATGTTGCCAGAGATGGATATTCCATTCGATATCTCTCCAATGATTGTTATTCTCGTTTTAAAGATTTTTGTCGCAATTTTTTAA
- a CDS encoding DNA polymerase II, which yields MTEIIHCQGFILQDQIIDRNDHMELVYWVKIPEDVVKVIITTEKPLFFIESDVELNMSFQGERRKLGLKAFNGRTVDGIYFNKHKDLLDTREHFHKNGIRTYESDVRPNERFLMERFINGEVMLQGPCQKIGKTRVFTNPQIKALTDQHQIPKFNIMSIDIETSMGDDLYSIAIHQIGEAEYKKVYMLDESRTYTNDDLTHFYGSEKELLNAFINEFPTYDPDFIVGWHVVGFDLNFLDRKCQKLGLRLNLGRDGSQVRLRERKGAGWFSTIAGRQVIDGPPTLRSAFYSFENFKLDTVASEVLGTNKDISATGMEKVEEITRRFNEDKHALAKYNILDCTLVLDIYEKLQIYDHLFRRVQYSGMLIDRLASSTRSFDHLYLPRLHRKGFIAGNTLDIDKESASLGGLVIEGTKGLHEHVVVLDFKSLYPTIIKTFKIDPLSRLRGDVNGTRLKNGVSFSKTEHILPEQIDYLLGQREIAKHRQDKNLSQAVKILMNSFYGVMGSGGCRFYHADLATSITSTGQWLLNESMNHARSLGYEVVYGDTDSIFVKLKFLDVSQKDKAANSLARKITNHLAELIKREFNVESFLEMEYEKYFKKLFIPGMRGSEQGAKKRYAGLLGNDELHFSGMEFVRSDWTKAAKNFQFEIYKMFFKDESLNEYIKSYVNDLKNGIYDQDLVYSKRLSKDISEYTKSNPPHVKAAKLLKEKEPDKDIRQISYLMTLHGPVPIDLSPRDIDYQHYIDKQLSPVATDVLRFKGISFDDIVMGSQMSLFE from the coding sequence ATGACGGAAATCATTCATTGCCAAGGCTTTATTCTTCAAGACCAAATTATTGATCGCAACGATCATATGGAGTTAGTCTATTGGGTTAAGATTCCAGAGGATGTTGTTAAAGTTATTATCACAACTGAAAAACCTCTGTTCTTTATCGAGTCTGATGTGGAACTCAATATGAGTTTTCAAGGAGAGAGAAGAAAACTTGGCCTTAAGGCCTTCAATGGCCGAACGGTTGATGGAATTTATTTCAATAAACACAAAGATCTTTTAGATACACGTGAGCATTTCCATAAAAACGGTATTCGTACTTATGAAAGTGATGTTAGACCAAATGAGCGCTTTCTTATGGAGAGATTCATAAATGGTGAAGTTATGCTTCAAGGTCCATGTCAAAAGATCGGCAAAACTCGTGTCTTTACCAATCCACAAATTAAAGCATTAACTGATCAGCATCAGATACCAAAGTTTAATATCATGTCCATTGATATTGAAACGAGTATGGGAGATGATCTCTATTCAATTGCTATCCATCAAATCGGTGAGGCTGAGTATAAGAAAGTCTATATGCTTGATGAGTCTCGAACATATACAAATGATGATTTAACTCATTTCTATGGGAGTGAGAAAGAATTATTGAATGCATTTATTAATGAATTTCCAACATACGATCCAGACTTTATTGTGGGGTGGCATGTTGTTGGCTTTGACTTAAACTTTCTTGATCGAAAATGCCAAAAACTAGGCTTAAGATTAAACCTCGGCCGTGATGGCTCTCAAGTTCGTTTACGTGAAAGAAAAGGGGCAGGCTGGTTTTCTACAATAGCCGGACGCCAAGTTATTGATGGCCCACCAACATTGAGATCGGCCTTTTACTCATTTGAAAACTTTAAACTCGATACAGTCGCAAGTGAAGTTCTGGGAACGAATAAAGATATCTCTGCGACGGGAATGGAGAAAGTCGAAGAGATCACAAGACGTTTTAATGAAGATAAACATGCCTTAGCAAAGTATAATATTCTCGATTGTACACTCGTTTTAGATATCTATGAAAAATTACAAATCTATGATCATCTCTTTCGTCGTGTTCAATATAGCGGGATGCTAATTGATCGACTTGCCAGTTCAACTCGATCTTTTGATCACTTATACTTACCACGCTTACATCGTAAAGGATTTATCGCCGGTAATACTTTAGATATTGATAAAGAAAGTGCATCTCTTGGTGGACTTGTGATTGAAGGAACAAAGGGATTACACGAGCACGTTGTCGTCTTAGACTTTAAATCTCTTTATCCAACAATAATTAAAACATTTAAAATCGATCCTCTTTCTCGTTTAAGAGGAGATGTTAATGGAACACGTTTAAAGAATGGTGTTTCATTTTCAAAAACAGAACATATTCTACCTGAACAGATCGACTACCTCTTAGGACAAAGAGAGATTGCAAAGCATCGCCAAGATAAGAACCTTTCTCAAGCAGTAAAGATTCTTATGAATTCATTCTACGGTGTTATGGGCTCTGGTGGATGTCGTTTTTATCATGCTGATCTTGCCACTTCTATTACTTCAACTGGCCAATGGTTACTTAATGAATCCATGAATCATGCTAGAAGTTTGGGCTATGAGGTTGTCTATGGTGATACTGACTCTATCTTTGTTAAATTAAAATTCTTAGATGTTTCTCAAAAAGATAAAGCAGCTAACTCTCTTGCGAGGAAAATTACTAATCATCTTGCAGAATTGATTAAAAGAGAATTCAATGTGGAATCATTCTTAGAGATGGAATACGAGAAGTATTTTAAAAAGCTGTTTATTCCTGGGATGAGGGGATCTGAGCAAGGAGCTAAAAAACGCTATGCTGGATTGCTTGGTAATGATGAATTACACTTTTCTGGAATGGAGTTTGTTCGCTCGGATTGGACAAAGGCCGCAAAGAATTTTCAATTTGAAATTTATAAAATGTTCTTTAAGGACGAATCACTTAATGAATATATTAAGAGTTATGTGAATGACTTAAAGAATGGAATTTATGATCAGGATCTTGTTTATTCCAAGAGACTATCAAAAGATATCAGTGAATACACAAAGTCGAACCCTCCTCATGTAAAAGCAGCAAAACTTTTAAAAGAGAAGGAGCCAGATAAAGATATCCGTCAAATCAGTTACTTGATGACGTTACACGGGCCAGTACCAATTGATTTATCACCTCGTGATATCGATTATCAGCACTATATCGATAAACAACTATCTCCTGTCGCAACTGATGTGCTAAGATTTAAGGGTATCTCCTTTGACGATATTGTCATGGGTTCTCAAATGAGTTTATTTGAATGA
- a CDS encoding 6-carboxytetrahydropterin synthase, with translation MATFKSTKHFYGFPCTHRQWKAESHCRFVHGYSRSFHFEFECSQLTKEMWVMDFGDLKDVKAWLDDMFDHTFLASQDDPFMEEFKKLDEAGVVQLRVLPNAGMEGTAQYVYEKMSELIKKKTDGRVWISRLEVKENEKNSAVYIP, from the coding sequence ATGGCCACTTTTAAATCAACAAAACACTTTTACGGATTCCCATGTACTCACCGTCAGTGGAAAGCAGAATCTCACTGCCGCTTTGTTCACGGATACTCAAGATCATTTCACTTTGAATTTGAATGTTCACAGCTAACAAAAGAAATGTGGGTAATGGACTTTGGTGATCTTAAAGATGTGAAGGCATGGCTTGATGATATGTTTGACCACACTTTCCTAGCATCACAAGATGATCCATTTATGGAAGAATTTAAGAAGCTCGATGAAGCAGGAGTTGTTCAACTTCGCGTTCTTCCAAATGCAGGAATGGAAGGAACAGCTCAGTACGTTTATGAAAAAATGAGCGAGCTAATCAAGAAGAAAACAGACGGTCGCGTTTGGATTTCTCGCCTTGAAGTTAAAGAAAACGAAAAAAATTCAGCAGTTTATATTCCATAA
- a CDS encoding chorismate mutase, giving the protein MKIAPLNSWMDIKERPLVIAGPCSAESEEQVYQIAKELVANGKVDAFRAGIWKPRTRPNTFEGVGLVGLPWMERVKKDFGIPITTEVANASHVELALKHNVDILWIGARTTVSPFAVQEIADALRGVDIPVMVKNPINLDLALWMGAIERFSAVGLDKLAAIHRGFSSAEKTKYRNKPYWAIPIELKRLMPELPIICDPSHIAGNRNLIGEVCQKAMDMNMDGVMVETHITPEKALSDAAQQVTPKMLHDIITHLQVRDAIGLNDGFEDELNKLRNKIDQVDNDILEMMHMRMNIVKQIGKLKSENNVTPLQVGRMDALMKDRLEKGKKFSLDPRFVEELYHAIHTESVREQTRMMNDFKKES; this is encoded by the coding sequence ATGAAAATTGCGCCACTAAACTCTTGGATGGATATTAAAGAAAGACCACTCGTTATTGCAGGACCTTGTTCAGCAGAAAGTGAGGAGCAGGTTTATCAGATCGCCAAAGAGCTAGTTGCCAACGGAAAAGTTGATGCCTTTCGTGCAGGAATTTGGAAACCAAGAACTCGCCCAAATACATTTGAAGGTGTAGGACTTGTGGGCCTTCCTTGGATGGAGCGAGTAAAAAAAGACTTTGGTATTCCTATTACAACTGAAGTGGCCAACGCTTCTCACGTTGAACTTGCCTTAAAACATAACGTTGATATTCTTTGGATTGGTGCTCGTACAACAGTTTCACCATTTGCCGTTCAAGAAATTGCTGATGCTCTAAGAGGTGTTGATATTCCAGTCATGGTAAAGAACCCAATCAATCTAGACCTCGCACTTTGGATGGGTGCTATTGAAAGATTTTCAGCAGTAGGCCTTGATAAACTAGCTGCCATTCACAGAGGTTTTTCAAGTGCTGAAAAAACGAAGTATAGAAATAAGCCTTACTGGGCAATTCCTATTGAACTTAAAAGACTAATGCCAGAGCTTCCGATTATTTGTGACCCTTCTCACATTGCTGGGAATCGCAATCTGATTGGAGAAGTTTGTCAGAAGGCCATGGATATGAACATGGATGGTGTGATGGTTGAAACACATATTACACCGGAAAAAGCACTAAGTGATGCCGCTCAACAGGTAACTCCAAAAATGCTTCACGATATTATCACTCACCTACAAGTAAGAGATGCTATTGGCCTGAATGATGGTTTTGAAGATGAGCTAAACAAACTTAGAAATAAGATCGATCAAGTTGATAATGATATTCTAGAGATGATGCATATGCGTATGAATATTGTTAAGCAAATTGGAAAGCTTAAGAGTGAAAATAATGTAACTCCACTTCAAGTAGGAAGAATGGATGCTCTTATGAAAGACCGCCTTGAGAAGGGTAAGAAATTTTCTCTCGACCCAAGATTTGTTGAAGAACTCTACCATGCAATTCACACTGAATCAGTTAGAGAACAAACACGCATGATGAATGATTTTAAAAAAGAATCTTAG
- a CDS encoding pyridoxal phosphate-dependent aminotransferase, with the protein MKVSDRVNGIAPSGSIQVAAQITNLRNQGRDIIGLNVGEPDFSPRESILEAIYEALKAGKTRYSYVRGEPELRSAIAGYFNMRCKTDIHQENILVGNGSKQIIFNTFQSILNDGDEVIVPIPYWVTIPESIKLAGGESIFVNSKENFHLDIKAIKKAISKKTKAIYINTPNNPSGVVYTREELTELGKLCIEHDLMLVSDEAYESLTYDTEFISPLMLGEEIAKRSVSIQSFSKTFCMTGFRVGYMVAHEDFIKKVDSFQGHLCGNIPSFTQLGAVNAIKHQEEIIGEMLSTMKERRDVAFKLFSQLFKTNEPQGAFYLFLDITPYIEKGFVKDSMEMVQKLIEEAGVALVPGKFFGMDNYIRLAFTDTVERIELAYEKIQKVLA; encoded by the coding sequence ATGAAAGTATCTGATCGAGTAAACGGAATTGCTCCGTCTGGAAGTATCCAGGTTGCAGCACAAATAACAAACCTTAGAAATCAAGGTAGAGATATTATTGGCCTCAATGTTGGCGAGCCCGACTTCTCTCCTCGCGAGAGTATTCTTGAAGCAATCTATGAAGCTTTAAAAGCTGGAAAGACAAGATACTCGTACGTTCGAGGTGAACCAGAACTTCGATCGGCCATTGCTGGCTACTTCAACATGCGTTGTAAAACTGATATTCATCAAGAAAACATTCTCGTGGGTAACGGATCAAAGCAGATTATTTTCAACACCTTTCAATCAATTCTTAATGACGGAGATGAAGTCATTGTTCCTATTCCATATTGGGTAACAATTCCTGAAAGTATTAAACTTGCAGGAGGAGAATCTATCTTTGTTAATTCAAAAGAGAATTTTCACTTAGATATTAAGGCTATTAAAAAAGCAATTTCTAAAAAGACAAAAGCAATCTATATCAACACGCCTAATAATCCTTCTGGGGTTGTTTATACCAGAGAAGAGCTCACTGAATTAGGTAAACTATGTATCGAGCACGATCTTATGTTAGTAAGTGATGAAGCCTATGAAAGTCTCACTTACGACACAGAATTCATCTCACCTCTTATGCTTGGTGAAGAAATCGCCAAGAGATCCGTATCAATCCAAAGCTTTTCAAAGACGTTTTGTATGACTGGATTTCGCGTAGGCTATATGGTTGCTCATGAAGACTTCATAAAGAAAGTTGATAGTTTTCAGGGCCATCTTTGTGGAAATATCCCTTCTTTCACTCAACTTGGAGCGGTTAATGCAATTAAGCACCAAGAGGAAATCATTGGAGAGATGTTATCAACGATGAAAGAAAGAAGAGATGTAGCCTTTAAGCTCTTTTCACAATTATTTAAAACAAATGAACCTCAAGGGGCGTTTTATCTATTTTTAGACATTACTCCTTATATTGAAAAAGGCTTTGTTAAGGACTCGATGGAGATGGTGCAAAAGCTCATTGAAGAAGCAGGTGTTGCTCTTGTTCCAGGAAAATTCTTTGGTATGGATAATTATATTCGTCTTGCCTTTACTGATACAGTAGAGCGAATCGAATTAGCTTATGAAAAAATTCAAAAGGTTCTAGCATAA
- a CDS encoding prephenate dehydrogenase/arogenate dehydrogenase family protein has translation MKVGIIGFGRLGKLISKYLEEDFTVEVYDINQDVKEEVEALGCRFKSLDEVCKNPIVIPFVPMNKFESVIKEIAPKLSKDALLVDVCSVKEMPVEVMKKHLPESVSILATHPMFGPDSAGETLFGTKIAVCPVRIEDKLYQKICAFMRFHGIKVIETTASEHDKQISHSLLLTHMIGRTLMDMDAKKLAIDTKGYRRLLKILKTVENDSWELFADMNEHNKYAKETREEFLASFNKVIKRLED, from the coding sequence ATGAAAGTTGGTATAATTGGTTTTGGACGACTAGGTAAATTAATATCAAAATACCTCGAAGAAGATTTTACAGTTGAGGTTTACGATATTAACCAAGATGTAAAAGAGGAAGTTGAAGCACTGGGATGCCGCTTCAAGTCTCTAGATGAAGTCTGTAAGAACCCAATCGTTATACCATTTGTTCCAATGAATAAATTTGAATCAGTAATAAAAGAAATAGCTCCAAAACTTTCAAAAGATGCTCTCCTTGTGGACGTATGTTCCGTTAAGGAGATGCCCGTTGAAGTTATGAAAAAGCATCTTCCTGAATCAGTGAGTATCCTTGCAACTCACCCAATGTTTGGGCCAGACTCAGCAGGAGAAACCCTATTTGGAACAAAGATTGCTGTTTGTCCGGTACGAATTGAGGACAAACTCTATCAAAAGATTTGTGCGTTCATGCGCTTTCATGGAATTAAAGTTATAGAAACAACAGCAAGTGAGCACGATAAACAAATCTCCCACTCTCTTCTACTCACTCACATGATAGGAAGAACATTGATGGATATGGATGCTAAGAAGCTTGCCATCGATACAAAGGGATATCGTAGACTTCTTAAAATTCTAAAAACCGTTGAGAATGACTCTTGGGAGTTATTTGCAGATATGAATGAACATAATAAATACGCCAAGGAAACGAGAGAAGAATTCCTCGCTTCTTTTAATAAAGTGATTAAAAGGTTAGAAGATTGA
- the pheA gene encoding prephenate dehydratase, which yields MKVAFQGTKGSYSEEALYKYFGKDVEAIGIALSEDVCQALEDEDVACAILPIENSIVGNVDINMDLIFKHDFFAIGELYLEINHCLMANPGVETDKIKAVYSHPIALAQCHGFFKEKKLKPVAEFDTAGSAKIISDSKSETEACVGSRLCADYYGLNIIQEKIQDEADNYTRFLIFVKEKNIPTGIGKEKTSIAFTTKHHPGALLGCLQVFASYNINLTKLESRPIPHQPFKYIFYVDFMGALHDKKVQECLKELKRDANDIKILGSYPAGSF from the coding sequence TTGAAAGTAGCTTTTCAAGGAACGAAAGGATCTTATTCAGAAGAGGCCCTTTATAAATATTTTGGAAAAGATGTTGAAGCTATCGGTATTGCCCTAAGTGAAGATGTCTGCCAAGCACTAGAAGACGAAGACGTCGCCTGTGCCATCTTACCTATAGAAAATAGTATTGTCGGCAATGTCGATATTAATATGGATTTAATTTTTAAACATGACTTCTTTGCCATTGGCGAACTCTATCTAGAAATTAATCATTGCCTCATGGCAAATCCGGGTGTGGAGACAGATAAAATCAAAGCTGTCTATTCTCACCCGATTGCCTTGGCACAATGCCACGGCTTCTTTAAAGAAAAGAAGCTAAAGCCTGTTGCCGAATTTGATACAGCAGGTTCTGCAAAAATTATCTCTGATTCAAAGTCAGAAACAGAAGCCTGTGTTGGCTCTCGTCTTTGCGCCGATTATTACGGGCTAAATATCATTCAAGAAAAGATTCAAGATGAAGCGGATAATTACACTCGCTTTCTAATTTTTGTAAAAGAGAAAAATATTCCAACAGGAATTGGAAAAGAAAAGACATCGATCGCTTTTACAACAAAGCACCATCCTGGAGCACTTCTTGGATGCCTTCAAGTCTTTGCAAGTTACAATATCAACCTGACAAAACTTGAGTCTCGCCCAATTCCCCATCAACCATTTAAGTATATCTTCTATGTTGATTTCATGGGTGCCCTTCATGATAAGAAGGTGCAAGAATGCCTTAAGGAATTAAAGCGTGATGCAAATGATATTAAGATTCTTGGAAGCTACCCTGCTGGTTCTTTTTAG
- a CDS encoding PP2C family protein-serine/threonine phosphatase: MPFKKIICDINEFESDLFDFGDYRIGYFISRHKYKEGTEQNEDSLFISGDEKSFVFGVADGAGGHPRGRDASVAISEEISKYSANSNSLDLIEAANQKVNDLKAGARATLAFAEIKDDNIRFYHVGDSEILYWNAHGNELYTSTPHSGVGHMVKAGVLGQEESLSHPERNYVNNLMGDDLIKIESTSSSIMKKGHTVLIGSDGLFDNIPHDTLTELIGQGGFDKSFEDLVNFCKTQTEDKWLKFDDTSFVVIRKVKA; encoded by the coding sequence ATGCCATTTAAGAAGATTATCTGTGATATTAACGAATTTGAAAGTGATCTCTTTGATTTTGGAGATTATCGAATTGGTTATTTTATTTCTCGTCATAAATACAAAGAGGGAACAGAGCAAAATGAAGACTCTCTTTTTATAAGTGGGGATGAGAAGTCTTTCGTATTTGGTGTTGCTGACGGTGCTGGTGGCCATCCTAGAGGACGAGATGCTTCCGTCGCAATCAGTGAAGAGATATCAAAGTATAGCGCAAATTCTAATAGCCTTGATTTAATAGAGGCCGCTAATCAAAAAGTTAATGATCTAAAGGCCGGTGCACGTGCTACATTGGCATTTGCTGAAATCAAAGATGATAATATTAGATTCTATCACGTGGGCGATTCTGAGATTCTTTATTGGAATGCTCATGGAAATGAACTCTATACTTCGACTCCACATTCTGGAGTAGGGCATATGGTTAAGGCCGGAGTCCTTGGGCAAGAGGAGTCCTTAAGCCATCCAGAAAGAAATTACGTTAATAATCTTATGGGTGATGATCTTATTAAAATTGAGTCAACTTCATCGTCTATTATGAAAAAAGGGCACACTGTACTTATCGGTAGTGATGGACTCTTTGATAATATTCCCCACGACACTCTTACTGAGCTTATTGGTCAAGGTGGCTTTGACAAATCTTTTGAGGATCTCGTTAACTTCTGTAAAACTCAAACTGAAGATAAGTGGCTTAAGTTTGATGACACATCATTTGTCGTTATAAGAAAAGTTAAGGCCTAA
- a CDS encoding protein kinase domain-containing protein, translated as MASIKKKDMIESFDLAPGRRIASRYIVVERLGAGYEGEVYKVREKHTNIIRAVKIYFPQRNEKFKVSTRSALKLEKLMYSPIVMDCLSHEIITLKSQKVACLVSEFIEGEMLDDFIKKQRGKRLDVFSAIHLLYSIVCGVESIHLEGEYHGDLHTENIIIRRFGLEFDLKIIDLHHWGDSKKENRDEDIIKIIRIFYDILGGQKHYKKLSPSIKYIICGLKRGMILKRFKNIRMLRSHLETMDWSDAI; from the coding sequence ATGGCGAGCATTAAGAAAAAAGATATGATCGAGTCATTTGATCTTGCTCCTGGGCGAAGAATCGCTAGCCGCTATATTGTTGTTGAAAGACTTGGTGCTGGATATGAAGGCGAAGTCTATAAAGTTAGAGAAAAGCACACCAATATCATCCGAGCTGTTAAAATATATTTTCCACAAAGAAATGAAAAATTCAAAGTTAGCACTCGTAGTGCCTTAAAACTTGAAAAACTTATGTATAGTCCAATTGTTATGGACTGCTTATCTCATGAAATCATTACACTTAAGAGTCAGAAGGTCGCTTGTCTTGTTTCAGAATTTATTGAAGGGGAGATGCTAGATGACTTTATTAAGAAACAAAGAGGAAAGCGCTTAGACGTTTTCTCTGCAATTCACTTACTTTATTCCATTGTTTGTGGTGTCGAGTCCATTCACCTTGAAGGTGAGTATCACGGAGACCTCCACACTGAAAATATCATCATTCGCCGCTTCGGTTTAGAGTTTGATCTTAAGATCATTGACCTTCACCATTGGGGTGATTCAAAAAAAGAGAATCGCGATGAAGATATTATTAAAATCATTCGCATCTTCTATGATATTCTAGGAGGACAAAAGCATTACAAAAAGTTATCACCTTCCATCAAGTACATTATTTGTGGACTTAAAAGAGGGATGATCTTAAAACGATTTAAAAATATACGAATGCTTCGTTCTCACTTAGAAACAATGGATTGGTCGGATGCCATTTAA
- a CDS encoding septation protein IspZ → MKKNNLFLISFLPALLYWYLEETQTVEIAIIGGLSLAILEIAFEKIFFKHIHSISKLNFVIILILGPISLIGKDGVWFKLQPFFTGIFLSSFLIFNLKRGKSLMLTMMKDMEKKVPMPEFIMEKIEYHLAFFLLINGIFMGYLAIYETTSTWAFFKSIGFYLVFLVFLVAEIFVIRKLFKKYMLEKMNFGEQYGEH, encoded by the coding sequence ATGAAAAAGAATAACTTATTTCTAATCTCGTTTTTGCCTGCACTGCTTTATTGGTATCTGGAGGAGACGCAAACAGTAGAGATCGCCATTATTGGTGGGCTATCCCTTGCTATTTTAGAAATCGCTTTTGAAAAGATATTCTTTAAACATATCCACTCAATTTCAAAACTAAACTTTGTGATTATCTTGATTTTGGGGCCAATTTCTTTAATTGGAAAAGATGGAGTGTGGTTTAAACTTCAACCATTCTTTACTGGAATATTTCTTTCTTCATTCTTGATATTTAATTTAAAAAGAGGAAAGAGTTTGATGCTTACGATGATGAAGGACATGGAGAAAAAAGTCCCCATGCCTGAATTTATTATGGAAAAAATAGAATATCATCTAGCATTCTTTTTGCTAATTAATGGTATTTTTATGGGATACTTAGCAATCTATGAAACAACTTCGACTTGGGCATTTTTCAAGTCTATCGGCTTCTATTTGGTGTTTCTTGTTTTCTTAGTTGCTGAGATCTTTGTTATTAGAAAATTATTTAAGAAATATATGTTAGAGAAAATGAATTTTGGAGAGCAGTATGGCGAGCATTAA
- a CDS encoding WYL domain-containing protein: protein MTSFSSIEDQNFWNILFHLEEIRKPVDLVSFLRKNEINRDEFYLFYEKSHFYGLAIDLRPKNEEFLLMPLSWRRDYGDILLQNNGHRELIKDIQAASKDGRVCEFKFLDQSKKKVRPWRVVLSQNLYKVISEDVQTKQLITIDMNEVEDIEFQEFDYRSLYSRFEIEEYINALRHIDGSDQRLVLKVEYGFEIPPISNLIFLGHPYSTTNQYGELIWAASVEKSLYLFDWLYSMRDNIEILEPSDLRDEFEEFCQKRKNVA from the coding sequence ATGACGTCATTTTCGTCTATTGAAGATCAAAATTTTTGGAATATCCTATTCCATTTAGAAGAAATCAGAAAGCCAGTGGACCTTGTGTCTTTCTTGAGAAAAAACGAAATAAATCGTGATGAGTTTTATCTCTTCTATGAGAAATCTCACTTCTACGGACTGGCAATTGACCTTCGTCCAAAGAATGAAGAATTTCTTCTTATGCCACTTTCTTGGCGTCGTGATTATGGAGATATTCTTCTACAAAATAATGGTCACCGTGAATTGATTAAAGATATTCAAGCTGCATCAAAAGATGGGAGGGTTTGTGAATTCAAATTCCTGGATCAATCGAAGAAGAAAGTTCGTCCATGGCGAGTTGTTCTTTCCCAAAATCTTTATAAGGTAATTAGTGAGGATGTTCAGACTAAGCAATTGATCACAATTGATATGAATGAGGTGGAGGATATTGAATTCCAGGAATTCGATTATCGCTCTCTCTATTCTCGCTTTGAGATAGAGGAGTATATTAATGCCTTAAGGCATATTGATGGTAGTGACCAACGTCTCGTTCTTAAGGTTGAATATGGATTTGAAATTCCACCGATAAGTAATTTGATTTTTCTTGGTCATCCTTATTCCACGACCAATCAATATGGAGAGTTAATTTGGGCAGCGTCAGTTGAGAAGTCTCTCTACCTTTTTGATTGGCTTTATTCTATGCGTGATAATATTGAGATCCTTGAACCAAGTGATCTTCGCGATGAATTTGAGGAGTTTTGCCAGAAAAGAAAAAACGTCGCATAA
- a CDS encoding pseudouridine synthase family protein, translating to MAIKSMHNKNFCNLNAKNTLKEFLKEELLLSNKAIKTSYISKNALQSSLKEKGELYLPHDLLNRSLVNPIYHGPEIEVIEENDIFIVVNKPHGIHGHPMDYSETNTVLNFMRKRFNLSSLGKKGGDYEKGLLYRLDQLTSGVLIYIKDELIHQNLRDSFGQIAKEKTYLAIVNGKVEEELKLEDRLISSGVKGEKMIISEAGSEACLKLRPLYYHESKDLSLVEVSLYEGHRHQIRVQLSNAGFPIVGDPIYNDNYQSGDKRLYLHAYQYCLEVNGHLSCFKAKTADLFCDLLDLNSLVDVAS from the coding sequence ATGGCCATAAAGTCGATGCACAATAAGAATTTCTGTAATCTAAATGCAAAAAATACTTTAAAGGAGTTTCTCAAAGAGGAGCTCCTTTTATCTAATAAGGCCATTAAGACCTCATATATTTCTAAGAATGCTCTTCAATCCTCACTGAAGGAAAAAGGTGAGCTCTACCTTCCACATGATCTTCTAAATCGCTCTCTTGTAAACCCAATTTATCATGGGCCAGAAATTGAAGTGATTGAAGAAAATGATATTTTCATTGTTGTTAATAAGCCTCATGGAATCCATGGGCATCCAATGGATTATAGCGAAACCAATACAGTTTTAAACTTTATGAGAAAGAGATTCAACCTTTCAAGCCTTGGTAAAAAGGGAGGAGATTATGAAAAGGGCCTACTTTATCGCTTAGATCAATTAACAAGTGGTGTGCTAATTTACATAAAAGATGAGCTTATTCACCAAAACCTTAGGGACTCTTTTGGACAGATTGCAAAGGAGAAGACCTACCTTGCAATTGTTAATGGTAAAGTTGAAGAAGAATTAAAATTAGAAGATCGACTCATCTCCTCAGGAGTAAAAGGTGAGAAGATGATTATTAGTGAAGCTGGTAGTGAAGCATGTCTAAAGCTTCGTCCTCTTTATTATCATGAAAGCAAGGATCTTAGTCTTGTGGAAGTCAGTTTATATGAAGGTCATCGTCATCAAATACGTGTTCAACTTTCAAATGCAGGCTTTCCAATTGTAGGGGACCCTATTTATAACGATAATTATCAAAGTGGAGATAAGCGTCTATATCTTCATGCCTATCAATATTGCTTAGAGGTAAATGGCCACTTGTCTTGTTTTAAAGCAAAAACAGCTGATTTATTCTGTGATCTCTTGGACTTGAATAGTCTGGTGGATGTGGCGAGCTAA